The region GTGCGGCCCGCAGCCTGTCCCTGCGGGTACCGGTGTCGGCGGGGTCTTACTCACCGTGACCGGGACGCGCATCCTCGGACGTATGAACGCACTCACTCCTTCGAAGACGCGGCTGACCACTCCGTTCGGCTTCGCCTCCACCACCGGCGAGGTGCTGGCGGGACTCGACCTGACCGGGCGCCGCGCGCTCGTCACCGGGGCCACCTCGGGTCTGGGCACCGAGACCGCCCGCGCGCTGGCCGCGGCGGGCGCCGAGGTCGTGCTCGGCGTAAGGGACGTCGGAGCCGGGCGGCATACGGCCGCGGAGATCGCCGGGTCCACCGGCAGCACCCGGGTCGGCGTCGGCCGCCTCGACCTCGCCGACCTCGGCTCCGTCCGCGACTTCGCGGCCGGCTGGGACGGGCCGCTGCACATACTGGTCAACAACGCCGGGATCATGGCGCTGCCCGAACTCACCCGCACCCCGCAGGGCCGCGAGCTGCAGTTCGCCGTCAACTTCCTCGGCCACTTCGCGCTCACCACCGCCCTGCACCCGGCGCTCGCCCGGGCCGGCGGCGCCCGCGTCGTGTCGCTCAGCTCCAACGCCCACCTCTACGCCCCGGTGGTCTTCGACGACCTCGACCACCGCTTCCGGCCGTACCAGC is a window of Streptomyces sp. NBC_01477 DNA encoding:
- a CDS encoding SDR family NAD(P)-dependent oxidoreductase; protein product: MNALTPSKTRLTTPFGFASTTGEVLAGLDLTGRRALVTGATSGLGTETARALAAAGAEVVLGVRDVGAGRHTAAEIAGSTGSTRVGVGRLDLADLGSVRDFAAGWDGPLHILVNNAGIMALPELTRTPQGRELQFAVNFLGHFALTTALHPALARAGGARVVSLSSNAHLYAPVVFDDLDHRFRPYQPLGAYGESKTADVLLAVEATRRWAGDGILANAVNPGAIATNLQRHTGGLRTPPERRKSAAQGAATSVLLAASPLLDGVGGRYFEDGDEAALLDQAPPLFGGGVAPFALDPGNAERLWDTALALLR